AAGTTCTCAACATTGCTAATTGCCGTGACTTGAAAACATCTCCTGATCTCACAGCTTTTCAAAATCTGGAGATTTTAATTCTtggaaaatgtgaaaatctAACAAAATTGCACCCTTCTATTGGAAGCATCAGCATTCTGATTTCCTTGGATGTGAGAGACTGTTTCAGACTCAAGGAACTTCCAATAGGAGTGGGGCAGCTACAAGAATTAGAGGAGCTTTTTATGGATAGAACTTGGATGGAAGAAATTCCCGTATCTAAAGGTTCAATGAAGAAGCTCAGGACTCTTAGTGCCCAGTATTGTGAATCATTGGCTCGAACACCCAGCTCGTTAAGCCATCTAGCATCTCTGTCAACCCTTGATTTTACGGGATGCAGAAAGCTTGCTGAACTTCCAGATGCCCTAGGGTGCCTTCAGAAACTGCAGCGCTTATCATTAAAAGAATGTAGCTCTTTGAGAGGGATCCCCAACTCAATTGGCAAGTTGGAATGTTTAACTGAGCTGGACATATCGTACACAGGATTTACAGAGttacctgaatccattggaGACTTGAGTAATTTAGAAGTTCTGCAAATGGCGCGGTCACATGTAACAAGGTTA
This genomic stretch from Eucalyptus grandis isolate ANBG69807.140 chromosome 3, ASM1654582v1, whole genome shotgun sequence harbors:
- the LOC104438892 gene encoding disease resistance protein RPV1-like isoform X2 → MGIEALSVMSLIKVGNDHRLLMHDQLRDLGREIVRQENYEEPWKRSRVWIHKEALHVLEKNKGTRKIKALRLNKSGLGRVYSNILFEKLPNLRFLEMNNFILSGDFEYVLSELRWLYWKNCPSNLVATNFHVKKLVILDLSRSKVTEHWEGWKLMDVASNLKVLNIANCRDLKTSPDLTAFQNLEILILGKCENLTKLHPSIGSISILISLDVRDCFRLKELPIGVGQLQELEELFMDRTWMEEIPVSKGSMKKLRTLSAQYCESLARTPSSLSHLASLSTLDFTGCRKLAELPDALGCLQKLQRLSLKECSSLRGIPNSIGKLECLTELDISYTGFTELPESIGDLSNLEVLQMARSHVTRLPSVIGMLGKLTTLDATNCNILAEVCSNIGELSSLKAL